One Mesorhizobium sp. L-2-11 genomic region harbors:
- a CDS encoding TraB/GumN family protein, producing the protein MKRVIAIADRTAFASLKLLVALNVLFFLSFLIIALLAAGKARAETPRTDQVCAGADMLSALQKDDPAAYRKIETEAATTPNGKGLLWKLEKAGERPSFLFGTMHMTDPRVTTLPPAAQKAFDAADTVVIETTEVLDKQKMMAAFLKEPELMMFTDSTTLSSLLSPDDAAAVNKALDARGIPPASVAKMKPWMLSTMVALPACELARQAGGTPVLDIKLAEDAKASGKVVDGLETVADQLRAMASLPLAFHMKGLVDTLKLGDRVNDVNETMIVLYQRGDTGMLWPLFRAVLPGDEDDSASYAAFEEIMITSRNKVMIDHARPILAKGNVFMAVGALHLPGAEGLVEDFRKAGYTVTAVD; encoded by the coding sequence ATGAAACGCGTCATTGCCATTGCCGACCGCACTGCTTTTGCTTCGCTGAAGCTGCTCGTGGCGCTCAACGTCCTGTTTTTCCTCTCTTTCCTCATCATCGCGTTGCTCGCCGCCGGCAAGGCGCGCGCTGAGACCCCAAGGACTGACCAAGTCTGCGCCGGCGCCGACATGCTGTCGGCCTTGCAGAAGGACGACCCGGCCGCCTACCGCAAGATCGAGACGGAAGCTGCCACGACACCGAACGGCAAGGGCCTGTTGTGGAAACTGGAAAAGGCGGGCGAAAGACCGTCCTTCCTGTTCGGCACCATGCACATGACCGACCCGCGCGTGACCACGCTGCCGCCCGCCGCGCAAAAGGCCTTTGACGCCGCCGATACTGTCGTCATCGAGACCACGGAGGTGCTCGACAAGCAGAAGATGATGGCGGCGTTCCTGAAAGAGCCCGAGCTGATGATGTTCACCGACAGCACCACGCTGTCCTCGCTGCTGTCGCCGGACGATGCGGCGGCGGTGAACAAGGCGCTCGACGCGCGCGGCATTCCACCGGCGAGCGTTGCCAAGATGAAGCCGTGGATGCTGTCGACCATGGTCGCGCTCCCGGCCTGTGAACTGGCCCGCCAGGCCGGCGGCACGCCGGTGCTCGACATCAAGCTTGCAGAGGATGCCAAAGCCTCAGGCAAGGTCGTCGATGGGTTGGAGACCGTCGCCGACCAGCTTCGCGCCATGGCCTCGCTGCCGCTTGCGTTTCATATGAAGGGCCTCGTCGACACGCTGAAGCTCGGCGACAGGGTGAACGACGTCAATGAAACCATGATCGTGCTTTACCAGCGCGGCGACACCGGCATGCTCTGGCCGCTGTTTCGCGCCGTCCTTCCCGGCGACGAAGACGATTCGGCAAGCTATGCCGCCTTCGAGGAAATCATGATCACCAGCCGCAACAAGGTGATGATCGACCATGCCAGGCCGATCCTCGCCAAGGGCAACGTGTTCATGGCGGTCGGCGCTCTGCACCTCCCTGGCGCCGAGGGCCTGGTCGAGGATTTCCGCAAGGCCGGCTACACTGTCACCGCCGTCGACTAG